In Silene latifolia isolate original U9 population chromosome X, ASM4854445v1, whole genome shotgun sequence, the following proteins share a genomic window:
- the LOC141618208 gene encoding uncharacterized protein LOC141618208 has translation MACVTTTHYSLSINGSIEGYFPGKRGLRQGDPLSPYLFVICMEILSRLLRKLPTHPGFSYHPKCVKLNLTHLVFADDLLVFTRGDLPSVLAVASCLNTFAGYSGLIANPMKTCLYFGGVPQHLKQLILQETHFTEGDFPFRYLGLPLHTSRLTNAMYYPLLEKIRARILHWANHYLSYAGKIQLITSVISALKVEDMCLKDGTPFAYPSRKGGVGILNISAWNISQMLSWVWKLVYRSDSLWARWTKHYILKDSDIWHAKVSPSFSWYWHTVLHARDHLLSVMGTADLAIQCLQNCTSNLKFQTSAYYEFIRPRAAEIIWWKVVHCEKSVPKHRFITLLAAQASLPTMDKLISRGIYLVNRCSLRESDSESASHLFFACSYAQTVGTAMLEWAHLNYSLTDLPDERNRRIFAGLQRSPEALGHLIRFSVCRRLCL, from the exons ATGGCTTGTGTGACTACTACCCATTATTCTCTAAGCATCAATGGTTCCATTGAAGGATATTTCCCTGGGAAGAGAGGCTTGAGGCAAGGTGACCCTCTTTCACCCTATCTTTTTGTCATATGCATGGAAATCCTCTCTAGGCTTCTCAGAAAGCTCCCTACTCACCCTGGGTTTTCCTACCACCCTAAATGTGTCAAACTCAATTTGACTCATCTAGTCTTTGCTGATGATTTATTGGTCTTTACTAGAGGGGATTTGCCTTCTGTTCTTGCTGTTGCTAGCTGCCTTAATACATTTGCTGGGTACTCTGGACTTATTGCCAATCCTATGAAAACCTGCTTATATTTTGGTGGGGTTCCACAGCATTTAAAGCAGCTGATCCTCCAGGAGACTCATTTTACTGAGGGGGATTTCCCTTTCAGATATTTGGGCCTTCCTTTACATACTTCTAGATTGACTAATGCCATGTATTACCCCCTTCTGGAAAAAATTCGTGCTAGAATTCTTCACTGGGCAAATCATTATCTTAGTTATGCTGGCAAGATTCAATTGATCACTTCTGTTATTTCTG CACTGAAGGTAGAAGACATGTGTTTAAAAGATGGCACTCCTTTTGCTTACCCAAGCAGGAAGGGGGGGGTTGGTATTCTAAACATCTCGGCCTGGAACATATCTCAAATGCTCTCTTGGGTTTGGAAGCTGGTTTACAGATCTGATAGTTTGTGGGCAAGATGGACTAAGCACTATATTTTAAAAGACTCTGATATTTGGCATGCTAAAGTTAGTCCAAGTTTCTCATGGTATTGGCATACTGTTCTTCATGCTAGAGACCATCTGTTGAGTGTTATGGGAACTGCTGACCTGGCTATTCAATGTCTCCAGAATTGTACTTCAAATCTGAAATTCCAAACCTCAGCCTATTATGAGTTTATCAGGCCTAGAGCAGCTGAGATAATTTGGTGGAAAGTTGTTCACTGTGAAAAAAGTGTTCCTAAACACAGGTTTATCACTCTCCTAGCTGCTCAAGCCTCTCTTCCTACTATGGATAAGTTGATTAGCAGAGGGATTTATTTGGTAAATCGCTGCTCCCTCCGTGAATCTGATTCTGAGAGTGCTAGCCATCTCTTCTTTGCTTGCTCTTATGCTCAAACTGTTGGGACTGCTATGCTTGAATGGGCTCATCTCAACTACTCTCTTACTGACCTCCCTGAT GAGCGAAATAGACGTATCTTTGCTGGCCTTCAACGATCTCCTGAAGCTCTTGGGCATCTTATTAGATTTTCAGTGTGTAGGCGTTTGTGTCTGTAA